A single window of Deltaproteobacteria bacterium DNA harbors:
- a CDS encoding acetyl-CoA C-acetyltransferase → MAQAFIVDAVRTPVGKRGGGLSRVHSADLGAHVLKALMARTGVDPGAVEDVILGCCDTIGSQAGDIARTCWLAAGLPQHVPGVTIDRQCGSSQQSVHFAAQAVMSGTSDLVVAGGVQNMSAIPISSAMTLAQSLGFNDPFSGSTGWVERFGTQEVSQFRGAEMIAEKWSISREDMERFALASHQRAGKATAEGRFKNEIAPLAGVERDEGPRPDTSLEKMAKLPTLIPGGRLTAAVSSQISDGASAVLIASERAVKEHNLKPRARVHHLSVLADDPIYMLTAPIPATKRALAKTGMKPSDIASVEINEAFAPVVLAWLKELPFDHASVNPNGGAIALGHPIGATGTRLMTTLLSELERTGGRYGLQTMCEGGGQANVTILERC, encoded by the coding sequence ATGGCTCAAGCATTCATCGTCGACGCAGTTCGCACACCGGTCGGAAAACGCGGCGGTGGCCTCTCGCGCGTTCACTCGGCCGATCTCGGCGCGCACGTGCTGAAGGCCCTGATGGCCCGCACTGGCGTCGATCCCGGCGCGGTCGAGGACGTGATTCTCGGCTGCTGCGACACGATCGGCTCGCAGGCCGGCGACATCGCGCGCACGTGCTGGCTCGCGGCGGGCCTGCCGCAGCACGTGCCGGGCGTGACGATCGACCGCCAGTGCGGGTCGTCGCAGCAGAGCGTGCACTTCGCGGCGCAGGCCGTGATGAGCGGCACGAGCGACCTCGTGGTCGCGGGCGGCGTGCAGAACATGAGCGCGATCCCGATCTCCTCGGCGATGACCCTCGCGCAGTCATTAGGGTTCAACGACCCGTTCTCTGGATCGACCGGCTGGGTGGAGCGCTTCGGCACGCAGGAGGTTTCGCAGTTCCGCGGCGCCGAGATGATCGCGGAGAAGTGGAGCATTTCGCGCGAGGACATGGAGCGCTTCGCGCTCGCGAGCCATCAGCGCGCGGGCAAGGCGACCGCGGAGGGGCGCTTCAAGAACGAGATCGCGCCGCTCGCCGGCGTCGAGCGCGACGAGGGCCCGCGGCCTGACACTTCGCTCGAGAAGATGGCGAAGCTGCCGACGCTGATTCCGGGCGGGCGCCTCACGGCCGCCGTTTCGAGCCAGATCAGCGACGGCGCCAGCGCAGTGCTGATCGCATCGGAGCGCGCGGTGAAGGAGCACAACCTGAAGCCGCGCGCGCGCGTGCATCACCTCTCGGTGCTCGCGGACGATCCGATCTACATGCTCACCGCGCCGATCCCGGCGACGAAGCGCGCGCTCGCGAAGACGGGCATGAAGCCGAGCGACATCGCGAGTGTCGAGATCAACGAAGCGTTCGCGCCGGTGGTGCTCGCCTGGCTGAAGGAGCTGCCCTTCGACCACGCGAGCGTGAACCCGAACGGCGGCGCGATCGCGCTCGGCCACCCGATCGGCGCCACCGGCACGCGCCTCATGACGACGCTGCTGAGCGAGCTCGAGCGCACGGGCGGCCGCTACGGCCTGCAGACGATGTGCGAGGGCGGCGGGCAAGCGAACGTCACGATCTTGGAGCGGTGCTGA
- a CDS encoding acyl-CoA/acyl-ACP dehydrogenase, producing MDFRFTDEQLLLQETVRDFLAKEHTPETLRKLWETESGRSRALWKQLAEVGVPGLLVPEASGGMGLSEIEAVLIHEEAGRAALAEPLVATMAVAAPLLRDAGGELAATWLPRIAAGEAVVTAGHPVTPLVEDAHIADLLLLPRHDDSLWAVPRDAARITLQPANDPSRRIASVAFEERRAQLVARGDAARALLDAALDRGALACAAQAIGACDRMLALAVAYTSERKQFGKPIGSFQAVKHHLANVKVKLEYARPVVMRAAVSVAHGSPQRGVHVSMAKLAATEAAKLGARMALQCHGAIGYTWEQDLHLWMRRAWSLDQAWGRAPFHLARVRAAVLEGALPIGPGQTFLGGA from the coding sequence ATGGACTTCCGCTTCACGGACGAACAGTTGTTATTGCAGGAGACCGTGCGCGACTTCCTCGCGAAGGAGCACACGCCGGAGACGCTGCGCAAGCTGTGGGAGACCGAGAGCGGCCGCTCGCGCGCGCTGTGGAAGCAGCTCGCGGAGGTGGGCGTGCCCGGCCTGCTCGTGCCCGAGGCGAGTGGCGGGATGGGCCTCAGCGAGATCGAGGCCGTGCTGATTCACGAGGAGGCCGGGCGCGCCGCGCTCGCGGAGCCGCTCGTCGCCACGATGGCCGTGGCGGCGCCGCTGCTGCGCGATGCGGGCGGCGAGCTCGCCGCGACGTGGCTCCCGCGCATCGCCGCAGGCGAGGCAGTTGTTACGGCGGGCCACCCCGTCACGCCGCTCGTCGAGGACGCGCACATCGCGGATCTGCTGTTGCTGCCCCGCCACGACGACTCGCTGTGGGCAGTGCCGCGCGACGCTGCGCGCATCACGCTGCAGCCCGCGAACGACCCCTCGCGCCGCATCGCGAGCGTCGCGTTCGAGGAGCGGCGCGCGCAGCTCGTCGCGCGCGGGGACGCGGCGAGAGCGCTGCTCGATGCCGCGCTCGATCGCGGCGCGCTGGCGTGCGCGGCGCAGGCCATCGGCGCGTGCGATCGCATGCTCGCGCTCGCGGTCGCCTACACGAGCGAGCGCAAGCAGTTCGGCAAGCCCATCGGCTCGTTCCAGGCCGTGAAGCACCACCTCGCGAACGTGAAGGTGAAGCTCGAGTACGCGCGCCCCGTGGTGATGCGCGCCGCGGTCTCGGTGGCGCACGGCTCGCCGCAGCGCGGCGTGCACGTCTCGATGGCGAAGCTCGCTGCGACCGAGGCCGCGAAGCTCGGCGCGCGCATGGCGCTCCAGTGCCACGGCGCGATCGGATACACGTGGGAGCAAGATCTCCACCTCTGGATGCGGCGCGCGTGGTCGCTCGACCAAGCGTGGGGCCGCGCACCGTTTCACCTGGCGCGCGTGCGCGCCGCCGTGCTCGAGGGCGCACTGCCCATCGGCCCCGGTCAAACCTTCCTCGGAGGCGCCTAG
- a CDS encoding SDR family oxidoreductase gives MTKLCEGRVVIVTGAGRGIGREHALELGRQGARVVVNDLGVALDGKSTGESPGEQVVAEIKAAGGEAFANGADVADWAQTQALLAATLERFGRLDAVVNNAGFVRDRMFVSCTEEEWDAVIRVHLKGHFCLAHHACEYWRNESKAGRQPNARIVNTSSGAGLQGSVGQSAYSAAKGGIATLTLVQAAELARYGVTSNAIAPSARTRMTEGPFAERMKAPETGFDVMHPGNVAPLIAWLCSAESKDVTGQTFEIAGGELSIADGWRAGPKLDKGARWAADEIGAAVHDLLRKATPAQKVYGS, from the coding sequence ATGACCAAGCTGTGCGAAGGCCGCGTCGTGATCGTCACGGGCGCGGGGCGTGGGATTGGGCGCGAGCACGCGCTCGAGCTGGGGCGGCAGGGCGCGCGCGTCGTCGTGAACGACCTCGGCGTCGCGCTCGACGGGAAGAGCACGGGCGAGTCGCCCGGCGAGCAGGTCGTGGCCGAGATCAAAGCCGCGGGCGGCGAGGCGTTCGCAAACGGCGCCGACGTCGCGGACTGGGCGCAGACGCAGGCGCTACTCGCTGCGACGCTCGAGCGCTTCGGGCGCCTCGACGCGGTCGTGAACAACGCCGGCTTCGTACGCGATCGCATGTTCGTCTCGTGCACCGAAGAAGAGTGGGACGCGGTGATTCGCGTGCACCTGAAGGGCCACTTTTGCCTCGCGCACCACGCCTGCGAGTACTGGCGCAACGAGTCGAAGGCGGGGCGCCAGCCGAACGCGCGCATCGTCAACACGAGCAGCGGCGCGGGCCTGCAGGGCAGCGTCGGCCAGAGCGCGTACTCCGCAGCGAAGGGCGGCATCGCGACGCTCACGCTCGTGCAGGCCGCCGAGCTCGCGCGCTACGGCGTCACCAGCAACGCGATCGCGCCATCCGCGCGCACGCGCATGACCGAGGGGCCATTCGCGGAGCGCATGAAGGCGCCCGAGACCGGCTTCGACGTGATGCACCCCGGCAACGTTGCGCCGCTAATCGCGTGGCTATGCAGCGCCGAGTCGAAGGACGTGACGGGGCAGACGTTCGAGATCGCGGGGGGCGAGCTCTCGATCGCGGACGGCTGGCGCGCCGGCCCGAAGCTCGACAAGGGCGCGCGCTGGGCGGCGGACGAGATCGGCGCCGCGGTGCACGACTTGTTACGAAAGGCGACGCCGGCGCAGAAGGTGTACGGCTCGTAG